The Candidatus Vicinibacter proximus sequence TAACCGCTCCAACTCCTGTTCCTTCAATTTTTGCGTTTATTGGATATGCAATTCCAGTCTTAAAAATAAATTCGGTCGGCTCGTCAAGTTGCGGAAACTCAACAACGTTTTTCCAAACTGTCTGAGGGTCTGCGTTAATCTCTATTGAAGTTACAACCGAAGTCAAAGTCGGTTCGTTGTCTTTTTCTATAAACGCCATTGTCGGAATGATACCGATTAAAATTAGCATTGTCGTTGGTGCGTTGTTTGGTGTCTTGTTGACTATTGCATAGCCAATTAAACTCCCAACCCAAGTCAACAAAAGTCCAATTGGTGCAGCCATTGCAATGCAGATTACACCTTCAATTGCAAACACTAAAAGTCCTGCCGTAAAAATTCCAAGTGTCAAAAAGCCAATTTGCCACGCTTCCTTTTTTGTTATCTCTTTTTTCAGTCCGTATAAAATTGTCGAACCCGCACCAATCAATAGAGGTGTTAAAATAAACAAGGCAATTCCATATTGTCCAATTCCGTAAATGCCCCAAATTGTCAAAAGTCCTGAAATGATAACAGTCAGTCCGACCGAAATCCATTTTCGTTTTTTGTCGTCAGTTGGCAATATATTTTCTATTTGTTCTTTCATTGTCGTGTCGTCCTAAAGTGGCATATAACGTTCCGCAGATTTGCGATGGGCGGGTTCCCCAACACAAATGCCCATTCGAAGATACAAACTTTCTTGAAACCAAAAACTTTTTCGGAGCACGAAAGCCCGCCTATTGCAAATGTGCTGTTAGCGGTTCGTTGGCCTTTCTCGTTTGTCATTGCCTTTGAATGTTCTTTGTCATGTCACTCCCATTTTAAACAACTAATTGGCCAGTTGAATTCGCAACATACAGGCAGTCCATCTTTTTGTCCCGCTGTCCAGCCATTCATTGTCAAAAGTTTTTTCTTTAATTCGTCTTTACAAAATGAGGTCAAATTATGTTTTGGAAAAGTTGCGCCAATTACTTTTCCATTGCTGTCAATAGTCAAGATTATAATCAAACTTGCAATTATTTCGGTGTCACGCTTTATACAGTCACCAATAATTGGAACCAATTCTTTCATCAAATAGTCAGAAAGACCTTTAATGTCTTTGTCATATTTTGGCATTACTTCAACATAACTGTAAACAGTATCACATCCGTTACTCTGTCCAAAGGATTTTGTAACTGTCAATAGAAATACAACTGTCAATATTTTAAGAAAGTGTTTCAAGTTGTCCATTTGTAATTATTGTATCTAATGTTCAATTGTCAAGTTGTTGGGGCGTTCGTTACAATGACCGCTAACGCTTCGCGGGCAGGCCCAGTTCGGGATTGGTGATCGAAATCTTTCAGCCGACGACGAAGATACAAAGAAACGAAAAAGCTCAGCTTTCCAAAATACCCGAATTGCGCTTGTCCGCTGTTAGGTGCTGCTCTCTAGTACATTGTGTGACAGTCGCCAATTGCAAATCGAATCTTTGTGTCCAAACCAAATCCATCAATATCGGGATAAATGCTTCCTTCTCTAATTCCAAGAAAGTGAAGCGTTCGTTGTATTTCCTTTCCAACTTCCTGGCTAAATTCCAATTTATGAATCCACCTAGGATTTGTTTTTCCCTTTCCTTTTCGCTTTCCTTCAAATCCGATATCAAACTCTTCTCGTGGATCTTTGTGAATTGTGAATAAACCGCCTTGTCCGGCAATTCTATTCGTAATAACGGGAGTGTAAACTATCTTATAATCATCAGTTTCAAATGGATCAAGCGTCGTCGTATAAGCATCTAAGTAATTACAATCGTGCAAAAGATATATCGCTCCTCCACTTGGGTTTAAAGGAAGTAATGTTCCATCATATTTAATTTTAGGCTCAGTGGCGAAAAATGCTGCGACTAATGGACTATAGGTCCAATCCAACAATCGAGTTGGTAAACTGTGATGCTGACCTAAAGCAAGCCAAACCCAATCATTATGAGGTATTTTTCGCAGTTCACCGTAAGTCTTATGTCTGTATAAACTCAATAACTCCCTTTCATGTCTTACTAACTCCGATAATGGTTCATGTTGGAATTCCTTCAATCTTCCGACTGATGGAATTAATTTGTGATTCTTTCTATCAGTTACACCTCGGAAAATTACGTGACCGCATTGATATTCTTCTTTTCTAAGAATTTTCAAAAGATGATCAAATGATTTTATTTCAATATTTTCCATATTCCGAGATGTTTTAAAAAATGCTTACTTAAAAGAAAATACTTATAAAGAGTTGCACCTAACGTTTGGCATATGCGGCGGCCTGACCGAATGGGAAGGCTGATCGTCATATGCATTGTTATGTAGCGTATTTCCATTTATAAATTCATTGCTAATATTACCCCTAGTCCAAAATAATGATTGTTTCGAGGCACATCTCTTACAACTTTGTTAATTCCATAGTATCCTTTCAATCCTGTTGAAAATGATTTACTACCAATTGAAATTTGCCTTGCGACACTTAATGACAATGGGATTGAAAGTTTATTAAATTCGCCAGAAATTAAGGTTTCATCTCGCGTTTCCTTTTCTGTTTCACCGTTTGTAAATTTCGTTATTTGTCTTGTATTATTTGATATATTAACTCCAAGTCCAATTTCAGGTAAGAAATAAAACTTCCCAAATTTGATTATCACCCCAATTGGAATGAAAAGATAATTATAATTATGAATGAATTTTACTTCTTCAATTCCCTGCTGTCCTCCAATTTCAGATTTTTCTAACTCACCGGTATTGAGATATCCTAAACCTAATGATGGCTTAATCTTTCCTTTTGTATTATATTCAATTCTTATTAAAGCATTGTGACTTAATTTGTATTTTTCATTTGCCACTTCATCAGTAATTTTTGAACAATTCGGTGAGTATTCAATACTTAATAAGAATTTATTTTCTTGAGCAAGCAATCGTTGAGCTGAAAATATAGATAATACTGAAATCAGAATATTGATTGTGTTTCTTTTCATTATTATATGTTTTTATGCTACATAACGGTTTGGGGCTTGACGCAGTGGGGGAATTAGAAGTGCAAATGTTCAATAAACCACAAAAGTTTAATAGAAGTACAAATGCTGAATTTACTACTTCTGCCCCCATTGCGTTCAAACCCCTGTTAGCAGCTGCCCATTTTCTGTCTATTGTTTTCCGATTTTATTTTGCTAATAGTCCACATACAATTCCACCAATTAGTCCAAGTCCAAGTATTGGTGCATATTGTTTGGTTACAATAGCGTCTGGCAAACTCAAAACAAGTCCAACAAGACCACCTTTAAGCCAATTAGGAATTGGAAGTTCCATATTAAAAATAATAAAGCCAATTGCAAATCTGCTTATAAATGAAGCAGTCATTGCTCTTGTTTTGTCTTCAAATGTCATAAAGAACATTGGAATTATTGAAACTATTCCAAAAATTGTTCCTGCAATAAGTCCTTTGATAATATTATTCATCTGTCTATTTTTTTAGTTCGTAGGCTTCTCTGAGCCAAGTTAATAATTCCTTGTCTATGTCTTTGGTTTTTGTCAACTTGATTGTATGGTGAAAACGATTTGTAGAACCTTGTTCTATTTTTGATACTCTGTCGCTGGTCAGTTTGTAGTTTAAATGAACTTCAAGGTTAATATAGTCTTTACGAGTGTATACGCCTGCAAATCCAAATCTGTTTCCAAGATGAATGCTTGTCTTTTTCGGTTCAACTTTTATTTGTCCGAATTTGTGTAGTTCAGTGATTAATTTCTCGTAAATGTCAGTTACGATTTGCTCTTTGTCTTTTAAATGGTCAAATTCTGTATATTCCATTTTATTGTCTGTTTGTAATTGTCGGTATACGTCTGTTTGGGTTGCTGCTAACGGTTTGCAGATTTGCGATGGGCGGGATTTTTATCACTAATTTTTATGCGGAGCACAAAACTTTCGGCTACCACTAAACTGTCTGCGGAGCACGAAACCCCGCCTATTGCAAATATGCTGTTAGTGGCTGCCGTTCTATGTCGTCCGCTATTTATTTTTCATCCAGTAGTCTGCATATTCAATTACTTTTTTGTCGAGTGTGTCATTTGCTTGTTGTCTAAAAGTAGAAATAATTTTCCTTGTTTCGTCTGTGCCAAATGAAGTTAATGCTTTAAATGCGTCTGCTCTAAAGACATCTATTTCACTTTTGTCAAGTAGGATTTTGGTAAGCGTTGGGGTCGCTGGTGCATATTTTATTTTTTCAAGTCCACCGATAGCATAACGTCTATATTTCATTTCTTTGTCAGCAATATTTTCAGTTACAATTGGTCCGATTTGATAGCCTGCTTCTAGTATTGGTCTGTCGATATACTCTTCTGAAACAGATTGGTTATGAAAAACTGAATAATAATGAAAAGCACATTTTTTGTCAACCACTTGTCCTACTAAAAAGTAAAATGCTATTGCAAAAAGTGCTGTAATAGCAGTCGTCTTGTAGTTCTTGCTCAGCAATTGTCTAACTGCAAAAACTGTCACGTTTGAAACAACTAACCAAAAAAGAGTTTTGTAGTAAAAAATTAAATTGAGAGCAATGTCAAGCATTAAAGTTTCTTTCCCTTTTGGAAACCAGGCATAATTGTCTGTCCCTGTCAGAAACCACCAAAGTCCAACCACAAAAATTGAGATCAAAATGTAAGATAATATTTTCTTGATTGCTGTCGTCATACGGTTGCCACTAACGTTTTGGCGCTTGGCGAAGAAGCTGATTTCGAAGCCCTAAACTTTCTACCAGCACAGAACTTGATACGAAACACAAAGCTTCATTTAAGCATAGAAACCGCTTTTTTGCCAAACGCCTGTTACCTGCTGGCTTTTTTGAGTTTCTCATTGATTATATGCTTAATTATTCCTGTTCCAATTACTGTTGCACCTTCTCTAAATTCAAACTGCATTTTCTCTGACAGTCGGTTTGCGAAATGGTCAATAGCAAGAATTTTTATTTCTGCTTCAACTGTGTCACCTGGGAAAACAAGTTCTCTGTCAATGAACGTTTGTTGTCCTGAAGTTTGCATTTCATCAAAGTCAAATTTCATTTGTGGTCTATAGCCCGTTTTAGCTGATGTTTTTCGTCCGCCTTGCTTTGTAGTCTTGTATGTCAATGTTGCAATAAAGTCTGCATTTGAATTTTCTAACTCAAACTTGTTGTTGTGAAAATATTCCCAAGCGAAAATTTCGATTTGTCCACCTGTCAATATATTGCCGTTTTCATCTTCAATTTTATATGTTTCTTGTCGTTCTCCGATTTGCACTGCACCGTCAAGTCCCAACAAAGTTGTGTAAAATGCGTCTCTTAAAACCCCATTCAAAATTTGTCGAATATTCTCAGTTTTTTGTTCGTCAAGATGTAAGTCGACAATTAGTTTAGAAACGTCAGTCTCTTTGTCAAAACTTAAATATAGTTCGACAAGTGATTTTCGTTCTAAGTAAAAGTTTTTAACAAATTCTTCTCGTGTCATTTTTTTTTGTTGTGTCGTTCTGTTAAGCTTGCGGGTAACGTTTTGCAGATTTGCGATGGGCGGGTTTTCCAGCATAAATGCACATTCGAAGATACAAATTTTTTTCAAATCCAAAACTTTCTTCGGATACGAAACCCCGCCTATTGCAAATGTGCTGTTACAGGCAGTTTTGTCCATCACCATGAGTGGTAGTAATACATAAAGTTTCCGTCCAATTTTAAATATAAGGTCAGCCTTTCGCCTTCTGAGCTCATAGCAATTATATATGCACGAGATGTTTTGAACACAGGGTTTTCTCCGAAGTGTAAGTCTGTCAAAACTCTTTCAGAAGTTCCAGTCATTACTCTTGTCCACATTACTCTTTGTTTATTATCTGTCGCTATTAAGTGGATTTTTTCATTTGACTTTACAATTGTCAGTTTCCCGAAGTCAGTCTCAATATATTTTCCATTGTCTAATTTTGGAATATACTTTGAAAGCTGACCGAATAATGGGCCATCGTCCAAAGTATAGTTCATAAATGGTAATAAAGTGTCGTTAAGCACCTGGTCATAATAGTCTTGTCTGATAAATTCCAATTGTTGAGGAAGAGTTTTTCCATTAATCACAGATTTGTCTTTTTGACGAATATTGAAATATAGTTGGATTAATTTACTGTATTGAGTAGTGTCAGATAATTTCTCGCAGGTAGGATGAAAGCCTTTAAGTTGTAGGACAATCATAGGAATTAGAAAGTTAGTTTTTAATTCCTTGTCCTTTTCGTTTTTTGTGAAGTCTCTTTTTAATAATTGATTTAACTCATTGTCTGGCCACTTTATGGTGTCAAAGTCCGCAATGCCAAAAAAATCCAGATACTTGACCTCAAAGCAGTCGTTGTTTTGTGCCTTGCAGTCAAAGGTCAGAATAAATAATGTTAGGATAAAAAGTGTTGTCTGTTTCATTTTATAATTGCCTGTAACGGATCGCAGATTTGCGATGGGCGGGTTTTCCAGCACAAATGCTTATTCGAAGATACAAATTTTCTGTAACCACAAAACTGTCTCCGGAGCTCGAAACCCCGCCTATTGCAAATGTGCTGTTATGGGCTGCTTTTCTATTCTTCGTCATTTATTTCTTGCTTAAAGGTCAGCTTTCTATTTGTCAAGTCAAAGTAATGGTGAAAGTCAATTGTCCAGTCAGTATCAGGTTTACTAATTACTCCAAAAAGTTCTATTTTGTCTTTGTCTAACTTGTTAAACCAATAATTGTGGAAAATTGCAATATCCATAAAACCCTTGTCACTATACTTTGAAAACTGCTCTTTTCTGAAAACGGTGTCCAAAAGTATTTGCGACTTTTGTTTAATTGTCAATGCTATTTCTGCATCTCTATACTTGTCGATTTGCTTTTTACCGTTGTCTTCATATTCATTTACTACATAGCTGTCAAGGTCTATCCGTATGATTGTAACTTGCAATTGTTTGTCGGCTATTAATGTGTCGAATTTTTCAGTTGCTTTAGTCTCTGGAAGAAATCTTTCTGAATTGATATTTGTTAAAGAAACTGTTGAACTGTCGGCAGTTTCAACGTCTGTCGATTTCTTGTCTGTATTTGTATTACAAGCAATAAGTAAAAGTGTCAATGTTGAAATTATTATGCTGTTTCTCATTTGTGTCGACTGTCTAAAGTTGCCCATAACGTTTTGTATTGACGACGTGCCACCATTTGATTAAAACCAAGAGTGAAAAATAATATTCATTTATACCAATCCTGAAAAAGTAAGTAATTTGGTGGCATGATCGTCAATACTGTGTTAATTCCAGTTTCATTTTTTCTTACGCCTAATTTTATTTTTCGGACTCTAATTTTAATCATTAACGTATAATACCATCATTTAACTTTAATAAATTGTGCATTATATATTTTATTGTCGTCGATAAACTTAATGTGATATTTGCCATCAACTAATTCACTTACATTGTAATTATAATTCTTAACATCATATAAATCTTTAGAACTAATCAAATGACCAATTTCATTATAAATTTGTAGCTTTCCTGAAGTTACATTATCAAATTCTATTGTCAAAATATCAGAAGTTGGATTGGGAGATATTTTTAATATACTTTCACTACTTAAACTTACATCTTTATTTGTAGTCAAAATACCAATATCTTCACCCTTAATCATAATCCAACTAGACCAAAGTGGAGACTCATTTAAACCTGTACGATTTTCCCTATAAATAAAATTGAGCAATAAATTATTTCCTACTATATCTAATTTATTTATTAAAATTTCAGTCTTAGCTCCAGGATCAATAAAAAATGTATTTGTTTTATTTATGTTCCCTAAGCCATCTGATATGTAGGTTTCTACGATATTTTTTGTTACTGAATGAACACAAATTAATATCCTAGGGCCTTTTGAAGTATTTAAAAATGTAGCTAGTGTGAATCTTGCCTTTCTTGAATCACTTTCCAAAGGCCTAAGATCTATTTTTCTATAGGATTCCCCAATCGATCAAAAAGGATAAAACCCAAAGATTGGAAATAGTAAGGATTATCCTGATAAAAACCTGAGCTAAATATGAAATGATCTTCTGAAATATATGATGGTCCAAATTGATTTGCATCAGCTGTTTTTAAGATATTCAGATTGCCCGAATTCAGAATATTTAAGTTTTTGTCCATGTAATAATACCCAATATCAAAGTCTTGTTGCACCACTGAATCAGGATGAGTTTCTGAAGTATATGTACAAAATGTACTATTGCTATTATCATAATTGTATAATCCATCAACCAATTTATGGTACTTAGTTGGAACGTAGAGTTCAGTATTGCCTATTTCTTTATTACTAAGGTCAAGTACTATTCGATTATACCAGATGCTGCTTTTTCCAGAAACTGTGTCTGTCAAGACCAAATGATTTATGACAATAAAGTTTGTATCAATATAGTAAAGATGTGTAGGACCATAGGGAAAGGGAACAGGAATTCTTCTTGCATGTGGATCTTTTGGAATTGAAAAGCTTGAGTCCAGTATTTCCCCATTGTTTTTGTTTAAAATCAACCTTCTAGCAGACGCAACAAACCATATTGGTTTAAATAATGTATCAAACTTACTATATTCTTCGTGGATCAATAATTCCAGTGTATCTCCATTAACAATTGGTCTATTCGCATAACGCCTCTCTCCGACAGTTTCACTATAATATATTTGATCCCATAACAACATTCCATTTGTGATATCAATTGCCTCAACATAGTAACCACCTATCCATGCAGGACCAAAAACTACATTATACACATTATATAAGACATTTTTGTCAATTACTGCCGGGGCTCTATAAAAGTTTTGTTCCAGAAAAATCCAATTACCACTTTTTATTGGAATCTTATCTGTATTGTGAAGATGCGTCCATAGTGGAATATAATTTTTAAAATTTAATGGAGTATATTTCTGAGCAAAAGAACTATCTAATAATAATAGATTTAGAAGTAGGATCGTGTAAAAATTATTTTTCATATTTGGTGGACATTCATATCTTTTATTTAACGATTTGAAGATCTTTTTAGTTCTTGAAATTGGAATTAACGTTTTGCGGCTTGGCGTAGTGGCGGATTTTTAGCACAAATGTTTATACGAAGAACTGCACTTGAACTTAGCACAAAACTGTCATACGAAGCACTGAACCCGCCATTACGCCAAACCGCTGTTAGGTGCTGGCGTTCTTGTACTATGTCGTTGGTTATCTTCATATTCCGCTTTTTCTTCTGTTGTCGTCCTTGCACAACATTTGGCAATTGTCAGCAGTCGTTTTACCGCCTAAATGCCAAGGTGTAATATGGTCGGCTTCCATTCCTTCAAGTTGATATTCTTCTGTGCAAACTGGACAAATTCCTTTCTGTCTTTCGTATGCTTCCCGTTTTTGATTGTCTGTAAATGCACGAATTTGTAAAAACCTTTCTTTGCGTATCAAAACGTATTCGTAAATTCCTTTTTTGTTGGTCACGTCTTCGTCTTGCATTAGTTTGGTGATTTCTTCTTCAAGTTTTTTGTGGTCAAATTTCTTGTCCTTAAACTCGTTGTAAAGAAAACCCCATTGTATGCCTTTCATCTCTTTACGATACTTTGGAAAGACAACCTTAACCCAATTAATTACGCTTTGAAAATACAACCACAAATCATTGGCGTTTGGCTCGTGTTGTTGTTTAGCCATATAATGCTCAATGTCGTCTTTGCTTATCCATTTAATTGTGGTTTCTAAATAGTCTTGTCTTATTGGTGTTCCGTTCAAGTAGTCGCCACCCAAACCGTATGCAGCACAACCATTTTTACTGAAATATCTTTTTGCGTCTGAAACCCACGAACCTGAATAAACTGCATTTCTTAATTCTTGGTCGGTTAGTTTTTCTCCTGCAATGTTGATTGTCTTGAACCACTCTAATTTTTCGCTGTCTGTTCCGCTACACAGATAAACCATTATTTTATAGTTTAAAATCTGTTCTTGTTCGTCTTTTTGCAGGTTGTGAAAATATCTGCTTTCAAAAGCAAAATCTCCTTCAACGTATTGGCTGATTGAAATTGTCCTTTGTTGTCCGTCTATTACTTCAAAGTTTCCATCTTCACGAACTGCCCAATACATTACATTCAAAGGATAGTCTTTTGTAATCGTGTCTATTACTGCTTCACGCTGCTTGTCTTTGTAAATAAATTCACGTTGGTAGGGTGGGCGAATGTCCAATTTGCCACCGTAACCAACAACTCCGTTTTCTTGGTTGTCTTCGTAACCATTTGTAAGGTCTTGGACTGTTATTTCTTTGAGTTCTATTTTCATTTTTGCACTTTCTTGTTCTTGATTATTATTCGTGAATACGGAACGGTTACAGCTCCATCAACCATCATATATAAATCACCGTCAACCGCACCACGTTTCTGAACTTCTTTTCTGTATTTTTTATGTTCGGGCTTGTAAGGCTGTATGCCCATTTCAAGACCTAAGTTTGCAATACCAACTCCGATAATCTCAAATTGGTCGGGATTGTATTTGTCCATAAAAGTTATGGGAACACCCATAAAGCCTTCATAATCCATTGGAATGTCCTTTGTTACATCAACATTGATTGCATCAAAATTTTCAAATTTTGGATATTCTTCTGGGGTGTATTTTTTATAAAGGATTAAATCTTCGTGTCGTTTATTGATTTCAAGATTGGTAAACCAATGAACTCCTGACACTCTTATCATTCCTTCCTTTCGGTCTGTTGCAGTTGCGTAATCTTCGTAATGTTCGTTTATAAAATGTCCTGCACCACCTTTAAATCCGTAACCTAACCAAAGTTTGTTGTCTCTGATTAATGGAAATATTTCTTTGTATTTTATAGCGTTTTGATGTCCGACAATTATAAATTTCTTGTCATACTCAATGAGTTGAGAAACGTATTCACGGAATAGTGAAAAAGGTGGATTAGTAACAACAATGTCTGATTTTTTTAAAAGTTCAATACATTCTTTGCTTCTAAAATCTCCGTCACCTTTTAGTTTTTTTATCCCTATTTCGTTTGGGTCAGGAACGTTATTTCCGTTCTTGTCGCCTGTGTATTCTAAATAGATTGCTTGTTCAGAGTTGTTTTGGCTGAACAAGTCCATATCTTGATTTTTGTAGCAAGTCGCAATGAGTTTTTTAAGTCCAAGTTTCTCAAAGTTGTATGAGAAGAAATGAAAGAAGTTGCTCACTCGTGGGTCGTCACAGTTACAGTAAACAACTTTGTCTTTAAAGTGCTTTTTGTAATACTTTAACTCTCTTTCAATGTCGGAAAGCTGCGTATAAAATTCGTCCTTTTTATTGGTCTTCGCTTCTTGTAAGTTTTTATTTTTTGCTTTCTCAGTCATTATGTCGTTTACTTTTTTCTTTCGGTTTCAAATTTAATATTTTGTTCTTCTGTCGGTCGGTTTATGATTGCTCTGTCGGTCGTCTTACGCTTGCACCTAACGTTTTTGCGCTTGGCGTTCGTGCGGGATTTCGGAGCACAAAACTTTCAACCCAGCACTAAAGTTGATTTGAAAAACTGAACTTGAATGTAAGAATGTCACCCCGCATGACGCCAAACGCATGTTATGTGCTGGGCTTTTCTTGTTTGTCATAGTTGTCCTGCTTTGTAATCATTAATTCTTTGAAGTGTTAGGTCAAATAACTCCTTGTAATTTTCTACTTCTGTTGGAAAGTCAAAAGGTTTATTATATGCAATAGACCATAATCTAAAAGCTAAACTTG is a genomic window containing:
- a CDS encoding SRPBCC family protein, translated to MKEQIENILPTDDKKRKWISVGLTVIISGLLTIWGIYGIGQYGIALFILTPLLIGAGSTILYGLKKEITKKEAWQIGFLTLGIFTAGLLVFAIEGVICIAMAAPIGLLLTWVGSLIGYAIVNKTPNNAPTTMLILIGIIPTMAFIEKDNEPTLTSVVTSIEINADPQTVWKNVVEFPQLDEPTEFIFKTGIAYPINAKIEGTGVGAVRHCNFTTGSFVEPITVWDEPRLLKFDVVEQPEPMKELSFWDIDAPHLHDYFVSKQGQFKLTELPNGNTLLEGTTWYYHNIRPTFYWQIWSDHIIHNIHERVLTHIKRNAENEKKSGI
- a CDS encoding FRG domain-containing protein, whose amino-acid sequence is MENIEIKSFDHLLKILRKEEYQCGHVIFRGVTDRKNHKLIPSVGRLKEFQHEPLSELVRHERELLSLYRHKTYGELRKIPHNDWVWLALGQHHSLPTRLLDWTYSPLVAAFFATEPKIKYDGTLLPLNPSGGAIYLLHDCNYLDAYTTTLDPFETDDYKIVYTPVITNRIAGQGGLFTIHKDPREEFDIGFEGKRKGKGKTNPRWIHKLEFSQEVGKEIQRTLHFLGIREGSIYPDIDGFGLDTKIRFAIGDCHTMY
- a CDS encoding DUF4738 domain-containing protein — protein: MGNFRQSTQMRNSIIISTLTLLLIACNTNTDKKSTDVETADSSTVSLTNINSERFLPETKATEKFDTLIADKQLQVTIIRIDLDSYVVNEYEDNGKKQIDKYRDAEIALTIKQKSQILLDTVFRKEQFSKYSDKGFMDIAIFHNYWFNKLDKDKIELFGVISKPDTDWTIDFHHYFDLTNRKLTFKQEINDEE
- a CDS encoding T9SS type A sorting domain-containing protein encodes the protein MESDSRKARFTLATFLNTSKGPRILICVHSVTKNIVETYISDGLGNINKTNTFFIDPGAKTEILINKLDIVGNNLLLNFIYRENRTGLNESPLWSSWIMIKGEDIGILTTNKDVSLSSESILKISPNPTSDILTIEFDNVTSGKLQIYNEIGHLISSKDLYDVKNYNYNVSELVDGKYHIKFIDDNKIYNAQFIKVK
- a CDS encoding DUF262 domain-containing protein, encoding MKIELKEITVQDLTNGYEDNQENGVVGYGGKLDIRPPYQREFIYKDKQREAVIDTITKDYPLNVMYWAVREDGNFEVIDGQQRTISISQYVEGDFAFESRYFHNLQKDEQEQILNYKIMVYLCSGTDSEKLEWFKTINIAGEKLTDQELRNAVYSGSWVSDAKRYFSKNGCAAYGLGGDYLNGTPIRQDYLETTIKWISKDDIEHYMAKQQHEPNANDLWLYFQSVINWVKVVFPKYRKEMKGIQWGFLYNEFKDKKFDHKKLEEEITKLMQDEDVTNKKGIYEYVLIRKERFLQIRAFTDNQKREAYERQKGICPVCTEEYQLEGMEADHITPWHLGGKTTADNCQMLCKDDNRRKSGI
- a CDS encoding adenine-specific methyltransferase EcoRI family protein, with product MTEKAKNKNLQEAKTNKKDEFYTQLSDIERELKYYKKHFKDKVVYCNCDDPRVSNFFHFFSYNFEKLGLKKLIATCYKNQDMDLFSQNNSEQAIYLEYTGDKNGNNVPDPNEIGIKKLKGDGDFRSKECIELLKKSDIVVTNPPFSLFREYVSQLIEYDKKFIIVGHQNAIKYKEIFPLIRDNKLWLGYGFKGGAGHFINEHYEDYATATDRKEGMIRVSGVHWFTNLEINKRHEDLILYKKYTPEEYPKFENFDAINVDVTKDIPMDYEGFMGVPITFMDKYNPDQFEIIGVGIANLGLEMGIQPYKPEHKKYRKEVQKRGAVDGDLYMMVDGAVTVPYSRIIIKNKKVQK